A single window of Rhizobium sp. SL42 DNA harbors:
- a CDS encoding DUF1045 domain-containing protein, with protein sequence MRYAIYFTPPADDPLTVAAAAWLKRDAFSGREADLGDLEGLDQDEHHRITEDPRRYGFHATLKAPFELAKGQSETGLISALEAFCGREFSFSLPSAVVGQLGPFFAIIPGATHPPLQDFAARVVEGFERFRAPLSDADIARRNPDRLGAAQRENLLRWGYPHVFDAFRFHMTLTGPIASERSDTVATVVKRRFADFVHKPLTISGLGLFIERERGAPFTIHSWHPLIGA encoded by the coding sequence TTGCGATACGCCATATATTTCACCCCGCCCGCCGATGATCCGCTGACCGTGGCCGCCGCCGCCTGGCTGAAGCGGGATGCCTTCAGCGGCCGCGAAGCGGATCTTGGGGATCTCGAGGGTCTCGATCAGGACGAACATCATCGCATCACCGAAGATCCGCGGCGCTACGGCTTTCATGCGACGCTGAAGGCGCCGTTCGAACTGGCCAAAGGGCAAAGCGAGACGGGTCTAATCAGCGCGCTGGAAGCCTTCTGTGGCCGGGAGTTCAGCTTTAGCCTGCCAAGCGCGGTGGTCGGGCAACTGGGACCGTTCTTTGCAATCATTCCCGGCGCCACACATCCACCGCTGCAGGATTTTGCCGCCCGAGTGGTCGAAGGGTTCGAACGGTTCCGGGCGCCGTTGTCCGATGCCGATATCGCAAGGCGCAATCCGGACAGGCTTGGCGCGGCACAACGGGAAAATCTGTTGCGCTGGGGCTATCCGCATGTCTTCGACGCCTTTCGTTTCCACATGACGCTGACCGGGCCGATTGCATCCGAACGCAGCGACACGGTCGCGACCGTAGTCAAACGGCGCTTTGCGGATTTCGTCCACAAACCGCTGACGATCTCGGGACTTGGCCTGTTCATCGAACGCGAGCGCGGCGCGCCCTTTACCATTCACTCCTGGCATCCGCTGATCGGGGCCTGA